In a single window of the Acyrthosiphon pisum isolate AL4f chromosome X, pea_aphid_22Mar2018_4r6ur, whole genome shotgun sequence genome:
- the LOC100570060 gene encoding fragile X mental retardation syndrome-related protein 1-like isoform X2, whose amino-acid sequence MENEVLVSFSNDWFPETKFNYDNVRLPLSDDQCSTEFINNAKIDGIHKNLQTVIGASLVLFTPDQSVWSVISRSPLTVKKNIDVSLHFRNRNQNVMVRIKSGKLAKQQKIPCYSLHHHLILMNLMYVMTLWLWLLVLMALISNELAGLRNIDAVMKAREVAEYTKEFLQVPRNFMGKDFGINSSNIKDIIEKSGVNELKILRDDETQPAIPREDGQFPFVLKLEQIRK is encoded by the exons ttggtTTCCTGAAACTAAATTCAACTATGACAATGTTCGACTCCCCTTATCAGATGACCAATGTAGTACAGAgtttattaataa TGCTAAAATTGATGGTATCCATAAAAATCTACAGACAGTAATTGGCGCCTCCTTGGTGTTATTTACACCTGATCAATCAGTATGGAGTGTTATATCTCGTTCACCATtgactgttaaaaaaaacattgatgttAGCCTACACTTtagaaaccgaaaccaaaatgttatggtgcGTATAAAGAGTGGAAAATTAGCCAAACAACAAAAAATTCCATGCTACAGTTTACATCATCATCTTATACTAATGAATTTAATGTATGTGATGACCTTATGGCTTTGGCTATTGGTGCTCATGGCACTAATATCAAACGAGCTCGCAGGATTGAGG AATATAGACGCTGTAATGAAAGCTCGAGAAGTTGCAGAGTATACAAAAGAATTTCTTCAAGTTCCAAGAAATTTCATGGGAAAAGATTTTGGTATAAATAGTAGTAACATCAAAGATATCATTGAGAAAAGCGGAGTA aaTGAACTGAAAATTTTACGTGATGATGAGACACAACCTGCAATTCCTCGTGAAGATGGTCAATTTCCTTTTGTGTTG AAACTTGAACAAATTAGGAAATGA
- the LOC100570060 gene encoding fragile X mental retardation syndrome-related protein 1-like isoform X1: MENEVLVSFSNDWFPETKFNYDNVRLPLSDDQCSTEFINNAKIDGIHKNLQTVIGASLVLFTPDQSVWSVISRSPLTVKKNIDVSLHFRNRNQNVMVRIKSGKLAKQQKIPCYSLHHHLILMNLMYVMTLWLWLLVLMALISNELAGLRNIDAVMKAREVAEYTKEFLQVPRNFMGKDFGINSSNIKDIIEKSGVNELKILRDDETQPAIPREDGQFPFVLVRNLNKLGNE; encoded by the exons ttggtTTCCTGAAACTAAATTCAACTATGACAATGTTCGACTCCCCTTATCAGATGACCAATGTAGTACAGAgtttattaataa TGCTAAAATTGATGGTATCCATAAAAATCTACAGACAGTAATTGGCGCCTCCTTGGTGTTATTTACACCTGATCAATCAGTATGGAGTGTTATATCTCGTTCACCATtgactgttaaaaaaaacattgatgttAGCCTACACTTtagaaaccgaaaccaaaatgttatggtgcGTATAAAGAGTGGAAAATTAGCCAAACAACAAAAAATTCCATGCTACAGTTTACATCATCATCTTATACTAATGAATTTAATGTATGTGATGACCTTATGGCTTTGGCTATTGGTGCTCATGGCACTAATATCAAACGAGCTCGCAGGATTGAGG AATATAGACGCTGTAATGAAAGCTCGAGAAGTTGCAGAGTATACAAAAGAATTTCTTCAAGTTCCAAGAAATTTCATGGGAAAAGATTTTGGTATAAATAGTAGTAACATCAAAGATATCATTGAGAAAAGCGGAGTA aaTGAACTGAAAATTTTACGTGATGATGAGACACAACCTGCAATTCCTCGTGAAGATGGTCAATTTCCTTTTGTGTTGGTAAG AAACTTGAACAAATTAGGAAATGAATAA
- the LOC100570060 gene encoding uncharacterized protein LOC100570060 isoform X3, with translation MENEVLVSFSNDWFPETKFNYDNVRLPLSDDQCSTEFINNAKIDGIHKNLQTVIGASLVLFTPDQSVWSVISRSPLTVKKNIDVSLHFRNRNQNVMNIDAVMKAREVAEYTKEFLQVPRNFMGKDFGINSSNIKDIIEKSGVNELKILRDDETQPAIPREDGQFPFVLVRNLNKLGNE, from the exons ttggtTTCCTGAAACTAAATTCAACTATGACAATGTTCGACTCCCCTTATCAGATGACCAATGTAGTACAGAgtttattaataa TGCTAAAATTGATGGTATCCATAAAAATCTACAGACAGTAATTGGCGCCTCCTTGGTGTTATTTACACCTGATCAATCAGTATGGAGTGTTATATCTCGTTCACCATtgactgttaaaaaaaacattgatgttAGCCTACACTTtagaaaccgaaaccaaaatgttatg AATATAGACGCTGTAATGAAAGCTCGAGAAGTTGCAGAGTATACAAAAGAATTTCTTCAAGTTCCAAGAAATTTCATGGGAAAAGATTTTGGTATAAATAGTAGTAACATCAAAGATATCATTGAGAAAAGCGGAGTA aaTGAACTGAAAATTTTACGTGATGATGAGACACAACCTGCAATTCCTCGTGAAGATGGTCAATTTCCTTTTGTGTTGGTAAG AAACTTGAACAAATTAGGAAATGAATAA